One window of Leguminivora glycinivorella isolate SPB_JAAS2020 chromosome 9, LegGlyc_1.1, whole genome shotgun sequence genomic DNA carries:
- the LOC125229916 gene encoding juvenile hormone esterase-like, whose amino-acid sequence MTKVLVEQGWLEGEKKELATKDGHFYSFKGVPYAAPPIGKLRFKAPQPPIPWEGIRKATQHGPVCPQYDFFANKFVEGSEDCLYLNVYTPELEPANPLPVMVYIHGGAFKSGSGNDDFYGPDFLVKQGVILVTINYRLEVLGFLCLDTEDVPGNAGMKDQVAALRWVKSNIDQFGGDPDNVTLFGQSAGGASTAFHVLSPMSKGLFQRAIAMSGVPNCDWCENFEPRERAFKLGKQLGSDTDDPEKLLEFFQSLPVEKLVDTGPCLLAFEEVLIMEAGKTNFFVPVAEKDFGQELFLNEDPFEALKARRVNEVDLMIGYTSEEALFIAGLAQPDFLARFENWPEVLVPKKISYNVPQRKILELSKRIKERYFGKKAIDENTVKGFVRFFSETGFTYQIQRFAERIPDQGESRRYFYLFHMESERNLFARRAVTEFGLAGASHLDDCLYLFHANAFPLKVDTQSKTYSLIQKMCMLFTNFAKNGDPTPDTSLGEIWPEFNADANYLCIADRLVVGGHLDSEMMAFWRSVYEEAGMEF is encoded by the exons ATGACGAAAGTGCTGGTAGAACAAGGTTGGCTTGAGGGTGAAAAGAAGGAACTAGCGACTAAAGATGGTCATTTTTATAGCTTCAAAGGTGTGCCTTATGCCGCACCTCCGATAGGCAAACTGAGGTTCAAG GCACCTCAGCCGCCAATTCCATGGGAAGGAATTCGAAAAGCCACACAACATGGGCCCGTCTGTCCGCAGTACGACTTCTTTGCCAACAAGTTCGTCGAAGGCAGTGAGGACTGCCTTTACCTCAACGTGTACACTCCTGAGCTTGAACCCGCTAACCCGCTACCTGTCATGGTATACATCCATGGCGGCGCCTTTAAAAGCGGCTCAGGAAATGATGATTTCTACGGACCGGACTTCTTAGTCAAGCAAGGAGTTATACTAGTCACAATCAATTATAGACTAGAGGTTTTAGGCTTCCTATGTCTGGACACTGAAGATGTACCAGGTAACGCAGGAATGAAAGATCAAGTAGCAGCGCTTAGATGGGTAAAGAGTAACATAGATCAATTTGGTGGCGATCCTGATAATGTAACACTTTTTGGTCAAAGCGCTGGTGGCGCTTCCACTGCCTTTCATGTGCTATCTCCGATGTCCAAAGGATTGTTCCAAAGAGCTATAGCAATGAGCGGAGTACCTAATTGCGATTGGTGTGAAAATTTTGAACCAAGAGAACGTGCTTTTAAACTTGGCAAACAATTGGGATCAGATACAGACGACCCAGAAAAACTGCTTGAATTTTTCCAGAGTCTCCCTGTAGAAAAACTGGTTGATACTGGTCCTTGTTTATTAGCTTTTGAGGAAGTTTTGATCATGGAGGCCGGAAAAACTAATTTTTTCGTTCCCGTAGCAGAAAAAGATTTCGGTcaagaattatttttaaatgaggACCCCTTTGAAGCACTAAAAGCAAGAAGAGTTAATGAAGTAGACTTAATGATTGGTTACACTAGTGAAGAAGCTCTATTTATAGCTGGTTTGGCCCAGCCAGACTTTTTGGCCCGATTTGAAAACTGGCCAGAAGTGTTGGTCCCTAAGAAGATTTCATATAATGTTCCGCAAAGGAAAATTTTGGAGTTGAGTAAACGAATCAAAGAGCGCTACTTTGGGAAGAAAGCTATCGACGAAAATACTGTTAAAGGGTTTGTTCGTTTCTTTTCGGAAACTGGATTCACATATCAGATTCAAAGATTCGCGGAACGCATACCAGACCAGGGGGAAAGTAGGAGGTATTTCTACCTTTTTCACATGGAGTCTGAGAGAAACTTGTTCGCCCGACGAGCAGTGACGGAGTTCGGGCTTGCCGGGGCCTCGCATCTGGATGACTGCCTCTACCTGTTCCATGCCAATGCGTTTCCTCTCAAAGTGGACACGCAATCAAAAACGTACAGTTTGATTCAGAAGATGTGTATGCTGTTTACTAACTTTGCCAAAAACGG TGACCCGACTCCCGACACGTCGCTTGGCGAGATTTGGCCCGAGTTCAATGCGGACGCGAACTACTTGTGCATTGCAGACCGACTCGTGGTTGGTGGCCATCTCGATAGCGAGATGATGGCTTTCTGGAGAAGCGTATATGAAGAAGCCGGCATGGAGTTTTAG